The following nucleotide sequence is from Drosophila kikkawai strain 14028-0561.14 chromosome 2L, DkikHiC1v2, whole genome shotgun sequence.
ttactttaaatggttaagaaattaactttttttaCCATTTCCATGGGATTCCATTTCCAGAGCTTTTACCTTGCAGATATAGCCGCCCTCTCGGCCTATGATAAAGTCGTAAATTGGAGTATTCTTGCTGGATTTGGAGCAGAACTCCTTAAGAGCAGTCACAGCTGGTTTGTTTTCCATCAGAAATGGGGGTTGTGGCACAGATATATCTCGACAGCTATTTCAGAAAACGCACAATAACTTTTTAGGTTCAAAAACTCAACTAATTCGACGCCTACTTTTAGGcagtattattaaaattatattcttaatattattagaattaaattaaaaataaaaacttttacaaTCAACCTGGCTTTGTTAAGAAAATTTCCAAATTTGTCAAAACGTCCTCTCTATATCTCAAAATGAATCAGAGATTGTAGACGAAATTgtaggttttttgttttctaataAGTTTTGGCCCtcgaaatttgttttccaaATTGACAAGCTACTATTAGCGAATCGATAGTCCGCAGAGGTTTAGCAACATGACCCAACGACTGGCATTGCAACACATCCTGACCACCCAACTGGCCAATAACTGGGAGCGGGAGGATTCGGCCAAGGCCACGCTGGCCAAGCTGAATGGCCGGAAGGACAAGTTGAGGCAATCGCTAAGGACGATCCATGTGCCGGCTCGCTACCATGCCATGATGCCTGAAACGAGCAAGACGTACGAGAACATGGTGGATAGAATTCACCAGACCATGCagtgtaagaaaaatattaataataataataatatttgtaccttaactttaattatatattttgtatactcaattccCTTGCTTTCCTCAGCGGTTAGACCCAAACGAAGACCTCTGCCAGCAGTTGCCTTGCCTGATGCCGCGATTCCGGCTGGTTCTACCACAGTGTCAACACCACTGCCATCTACGCTCGTGCCCAAGCATTATCCCAAGCGCAGCAGATCCGGTCGAGTCAAGGGCGGTGCCAGTCCAACGAAGGCTCATGGCTCCGGCTCCATTACCAAGGGCAACCAAAAGAACTTGGCCTTAATCCGGGCCGGCTTGAACTTGAAGATGCAGCAGGCCAGAAATGGTGGTCCAGCCACGAAAAACCTAAAGGGTTTGTCCGTACAAAAGCATATGAACGAGGTCATGCGGCAGAAGAACGTCCTGGAATCAATGCTAATGCAGCACAAACGATTGCGACAAGACCGTCAGACCATTGTCATGGACATGCAACGGATGCGGGCGGATCTGGATAGGATTTGCAACAAGCTGGACAATTCCCTGCAAAGCCTGACCTCCACGGTCACCACCTTCAGCATCGCACCGTCGCCGGCAAAGGAGGCCATTAAGAAGAAGGTCTCGCACAGCAGTGTCGTCCCCCGCAAAGCCAAGGCTAATCCTATTCCAGCGATTAAGGCCCAGAAGAGTGGCACCCAGAAGATGGCATCGGTGCGCCGGTCAGGGATTCTCAAGGCCAAAGCCAATCCCAATATGTGGAACCGGCAGCGTCTGCACGCCAATTAGGTATGCACGAAAATAAAAAGCGGCTAGcatttaagcatttaaatatttaaattttaaattatcgATAAATGGCAATGCTGTAAGGCGCCTACCATTATAGTGTTGAGCAACGTATGGAAA
It contains:
- the LOC108079573 gene encoding uncharacterized protein, which gives rise to MTQRLALQHILTTQLANNWEREDSAKATLAKLNGRKDKLRQSLRTIHVPARYHAMMPETSKTYENMVDRIHQTMQSVRPKRRPLPAVALPDAAIPAGSTTVSTPLPSTLVPKHYPKRSRSGRVKGGASPTKAHGSGSITKGNQKNLALIRAGLNLKMQQARNGGPATKNLKGLSVQKHMNEVMRQKNVLESMLMQHKRLRQDRQTIVMDMQRMRADLDRICNKLDNSLQSLTSTVTTFSIAPSPAKEAIKKKVSHSSVVPRKAKANPIPAIKAQKSGTQKMASVRRSGILKAKANPNMWNRQRLHAN